A window of the Bombina bombina isolate aBomBom1 chromosome 3, aBomBom1.pri, whole genome shotgun sequence genome harbors these coding sequences:
- the LOC128654137 gene encoding uncharacterized protein LOC128654137 has product MSPPIAPQKRQDRMMQTEITILVDRAAIVTGALLGLLLAACVSQALMSQRMKREVSGASYHTFYEGSMTVPYCTTWASCSIPFTFDDNVICLTENEYGNWMLLTKRETVVFELSEEETITCDIPSFTVHCVTKDFCSTAVTREDCKDSKKDESWTIVLPDENLIFELQEGVGLICENPSMPSTSPKLTVGIQERILGCKTSTDTQVRAVMLNISYTDGEPEGLTYVCKYTGKESSEPLLMYIRRPVMDGKLLNNRHKGKRDHARRHLGSLHASSWELDNTFVKTAKDVFNVTNVQGPCWVCGFVPHGQTRGYPYLGVSLTMSMLADMIGNKTVWNFTGLNTPGRDDLLDKLHLANNVTTGAIMFQNLDGEIYSTNNLTQLPDMIMLMYNIGRLVKNRTGVFNIKLKFYDFSYLTYAHEKWKTKFGEPRDLIKDWYQLNRETLAGNTRTKDGRKRLNRICPPFVKLPVGYYWLCGRWAVKVIPCTHYGPCFLGYIFPAFNITTTLPPPILHRTRRYLDLDKIHNGVKISEGMRLLATFVPHYGAATALTRLNTLADLVDEAFNVTRDAIELLALEQEQIRMVALQNRMALDYLLAAEGGVCQRIHQQCCVYIEDNTGKIKHDLHRLEEVQKHIREVHDDSFSKWLKDFDWTFGLGGWLGSLGKTIVKWLLISLACLCGIFIIVKMFGCFCNTLGRMCFKPKDNIT; this is encoded by the exons atgtcccctcccattgcgccccagaagcggcaggataggatgatgcaaacagagatcacg attcttgTTGACAGGGCTGCtattgtaaccggtgctctgtTGGGACTCCTTTTGGCCGCATGCGTAAGCCAAGCACTGATGAGCCAGAGGATGAAACGTGAGGTGTCCGGTGCCAGCTATCACACCTTctatgagggaagcatgaccgttccgtattgcacaacatgggcatcctgctccatcccatttacctttgatgaCAACGTAATCTGTTTGACCGAAAATGAATATGGAAATTGGATGCTCCTTACCAAGCGAGAAACGGTGGTATTTGAACTGTCGGAAGAAGAGACAATAACCTGTGACATCCCTTCCTTCACTGTGCATtgtgtaactaaagatttttgttctaCTGCAGTGACCAGGGAAGACTGCAAGGACTCTAAGAAGGAtgagagctggacaattgttttaccggatgagaacttaatatttgaattgcaagaaggggttgggttgatttgtgaaaatcccagtatgccttccacttccccaaaactaacagtggggattcaggaacgcattttaggttgtaaaacatccactgatacacaggttcgtgctgtaatgttaaacatatcatacactgatggggaaccagagggactgacatatgtgtgtaaatatacaggaaaagagtcatctgaacctcttttaatgtatatcaggagacctgtAATGGATGGGAAATTATTAAACAACCGGCACAAGGGAAAGAGGGACCATGCACGGCGTCATTtaggctccctgcatgcctcctcatgggaacttgataatacctttgtaaaaactgccaaagatgtgtttaatgtgacaaatgttcagggaccatgttgggtatgtgggtttgtgcctcacgggcagactaggggttaccctTATCTAGGTGTATctttaaccatgagtatgcttgccgatatgattgggaataagactgtgtggaattttacaggtcttaacacaccaggtagggatgacttgctggataagttgcatctagctaataatgtgactacaggtgctattatgtttcaaaatctGGATGGGGAGATATATAGTACTAATAACCTAACCCAGCTACctgacatgataatgttaatgtataacataggacggctagttaaaaataggacaggggtattcaacattaaactgaaattctatgacttctcatatttgacttatgcccatgagaaatggaagactaagtttggtgagcccagagaccttattaaagactggtaccagcttaatagggaaacactagcaggtaacacacggactaaggatgggaggaagcgattgaataggatatgtcctccttttgttaaactgccagtgggatattattggttgtgtgggaggtgggcagtaaaggtaataccttgcacccattatggcccatgctttttaggatatatattccctgcttttaacataaccaccacgcttccaccacctatattgcatagaacacgaagataccttgacctggacaaaatacacaatggagttaaaattagtgaaggtatgcgcctgcttgcaacatttgtccctcattatggggctgctacagccctcactagattaaacACGCTAGCTGATTTAGTGGATGAAGCTTTTAATGTAACTAGAGATGCAATAGAGCTCTTAGCAttagaacaggaacaaattaggatggtggcattgcagaatagaatggctctagactatctcctagctgcagaaggaggagtttgccagagaatccaccagcaatgctgtgtgtacatagaagacaatacaggtaaaatcaaacatgacctacacagactagaagaagtgcaaaagcacatacgtgaggtacatgatgattcatttagcaaatggcttaaagactttgactggacttttggactggggggatggcttggaagcttaggcaagactatagttaaatggctattaataagtctggcttgcttgtgtgggatattcattatagtaaaaatgtttggatgtttctgtaatacattaggtaggatgtgttttaaaccaaaagacaatattacttga